The Pan troglodytes isolate AG18354 chromosome 1, NHGRI_mPanTro3-v2.0_pri, whole genome shotgun sequence genome includes a region encoding these proteins:
- the DNALI1 gene encoding axonemal dynein light intermediate polypeptide 1, producing MVTANKAHTGQGSCWVATLASAMIPPADSLLKYDTPVLVSRNTEKRSSKARLLKVSPQQPGPSGSAPQPPKTKLPSTPCVPDPTKQAEEILNAILPPREWVEDTQLWIQQVSSTPSTRMDVVHLQEQLDLKLQQRQARETGICPVRRELYSQCFDELIREVTINCAERGLLLLRVRDEIRMTIAAYQTLYESSVAFGMRKALQAEQGKSDMERKIAELETEKRDLERQVNEQKAKCEATEKRESERRQVEEKKHNEEIQFLKRTNQQLKAQLEGIIAPKK from the exons ATGGTGACGGCAAACAAGGCCCACACTGGACAGGGCAGTTGCTGGGTTGCTACTCTCGCCTCCGCCATGATTCCCCCCGCAGACTCTTTGCTCAAGTATGACACCCCAGTGCTGGTGAGCCGGAACACGGAGAAACGGAGCTCCAAG GCTCGGCTACTGAAAGTCAGCCCCCAGCAGCCTGGACCTTCAGGTTCAGCCCCACAGCCACCCAAGACCAAGCTCCCCTCAACTCCCTGTGTCCCAGATCctacaaagcaggcagaagaaatcTTGAATGCCATACTACCCCCAAG GGAGTGGGTGGAAGACACGCAGCTATGGATCCAGCAGGTGTCCAGCACCCCTAGCACCAGGATGGACGTGGTGCACCTCCAGGAGCAGTTAGACTTAAAGCTGCAGCAGCGGCAAGCCAGGGAAACAGGCATCTGCCCTGTCCGCAGGGAACTCTACTCACAGTGTTTTG ATGAGTTGATCCGGGAGGTCACCATCAACTGTGCGGAGagggggctgctgctgctgcgagTCCGGGACGAGATCCGCATGACCATCGCTGCCTACCAGACCCTGTACGAGAGCAGCGTGGCGTTTGGCATGAGGAAGGCACTGCAGGCTGAGCAGGGGAAGTCAGACATGGAGAGGAAA ATCGCAGAATTGGAGACGGAAAAGAGAGACCTGGAGAGGCAAGTGAACGAGCAGAAGGCAAAATGTGAAGCCACTGAGAAGCGGGAGAGCGAGAGGCGGCAGGTGGAGGAGAAGAAGCACAATGAGGAGATTCAGTTCCTGAAGCGAACAAATCAGCAGCTGAAG gcCCAACTGGAAGGCATTATTGCACCAAAGAAGTGA
- the LOC100615329 gene encoding small ribosomal subunit protein eS27-like, translating into MPLAKDLLHPSPEEEKRKHKKKRLVQSPNSYFMDVKCPGCYKITTVFSHAQTAVLCVGCSTVLCQPTGGKVRLTEGCSFRRKQH; encoded by the coding sequence ATGCCTCTGGCAAAGGATCTCCTTCATCCCTCcccagaagaggagaagaggaaacaCAAGAAGAAACGCCTGGTGCAGAGCCCCAATTCCTACTTCATGGATGTGAAATGCCCAGGATGCTATAAAATCACCACAGTCTTTAGCCATGCACAAACGGCAGTTTTGTGTGTTGGCTGCTCCACTGTCCTCTGCCAGCCTACAGGAGGAAAAGTAAGGCTTACAGAAGGATGTTCCTTCAGGAGGAAGCAGCACTAA